One genomic window of Evansella cellulosilytica DSM 2522 includes the following:
- the gatB gene encoding Asp-tRNA(Asn)/Glu-tRNA(Gln) amidotransferase subunit GatB has translation MKYETIVGLEVHVELKTKSKIFCGCSTEFGAPPNTHTCPICLGHPGVLPVLNKQAVEFAMRAAMALNCEVAEVTKFDRKNYFYPDNPKAYQISQFDKPVGEHGWIDIEVNGETKRIGITRLHLEEDAGKLTHVDGMGHSLVDFNRVGTPLIEIVSEPDIRTPEEAYAYLEKLKAIMQYIEVSDCKMEEGSLRCDANISLRPVGQEEFGTKTELKNLNSFAFVQKGLAYEQERQAEVLSSGGEILQETRRWDEKANKTLLMRVKEGSDDYRYFPDPDLVEFHIDAAWREKVEKQIPELPDARRKRYINELDLPAYDASVLTQQKSVSDFFEACLAEGGPAKPVSNWVMGEVSRYLNAEEKEIEDIPMTPKSLVNMISLIEKGTISSKIAKQVFSELMENGGDPEEIVKDKGLVQISDEGEILKMVNDVLDQNPQSVDDFKAGKKKAVGFLVGQIMKASKGKANPQLVNKMLVEEMNKR, from the coding sequence GTGAAATATGAAACGATTGTCGGACTTGAAGTCCACGTAGAACTGAAAACGAAGTCAAAAATATTTTGTGGTTGCTCCACTGAATTTGGTGCACCACCCAACACGCACACATGTCCCATTTGTCTCGGTCACCCAGGAGTTCTCCCAGTTTTGAACAAGCAGGCGGTGGAATTTGCGATGCGTGCAGCTATGGCGCTGAACTGTGAAGTAGCCGAAGTAACGAAGTTTGATAGAAAAAACTATTTTTATCCTGACAATCCGAAAGCATACCAAATTTCCCAGTTTGATAAGCCAGTAGGAGAGCATGGTTGGATTGATATAGAAGTAAATGGCGAGACAAAGCGAATTGGTATTACCCGTTTACACTTAGAGGAAGATGCAGGGAAGCTTACACATGTAGATGGAATGGGACACTCATTAGTAGACTTTAACCGAGTGGGGACACCTTTAATTGAAATCGTCTCTGAGCCAGATATTCGTACTCCAGAGGAAGCTTATGCTTATTTGGAGAAATTAAAGGCTATTATGCAGTACATTGAAGTATCTGACTGTAAAATGGAGGAGGGCTCTCTCCGTTGTGATGCGAATATTTCCTTACGTCCTGTTGGTCAAGAGGAATTTGGTACGAAAACGGAGCTGAAGAACTTGAATTCCTTTGCATTCGTACAAAAAGGTTTAGCTTACGAGCAAGAGCGTCAAGCGGAAGTATTGTCGAGCGGAGGAGAAATCCTTCAGGAAACACGACGATGGGATGAAAAGGCTAATAAAACGTTATTGATGCGTGTAAAAGAGGGATCTGACGACTATAGATACTTCCCAGATCCAGACCTTGTCGAGTTCCATATCGATGCAGCCTGGAGAGAAAAAGTCGAAAAGCAAATACCGGAGCTTCCAGATGCGCGTCGGAAGCGGTATATTAATGAACTAGATCTTCCAGCATACGATGCAAGTGTATTAACGCAGCAAAAGTCAGTGAGTGATTTCTTTGAGGCTTGCCTTGCGGAGGGTGGTCCTGCAAAGCCAGTTTCTAACTGGGTGATGGGTGAAGTTAGCCGTTATCTAAACGCTGAGGAAAAAGAAATTGAAGACATTCCGATGACCCCGAAATCATTGGTTAACATGATATCCCTCATAGAAAAGGGAACAATCTCATCCAAGATTGCAAAGCAGGTTTTCAGTGAACTAATGGAAAACGGCGGCGATCCTGAGGAGATCGTAAAAGATAAAGGGCTTGTACAAATATCTGATGAAGGTGAGATTCTTAAAATGGTCAACGATGTTCTTGACCAAAATCCACAATCGGTTGATGATTTCAAAGCAGGCAAAAAGAAAGCGGTTGGATTTTTAGTTGGTCAAATAATGAAAGCATCTAAAGGAAAAGCGAATCCTCAGTTAGTAAATAAGATGCTAGTCGAAGAGATGAATAAAAGATAA
- the gatA gene encoding Asp-tRNA(Asn)/Glu-tRNA(Gln) amidotransferase subunit GatA translates to MSLFDHKIADIHELLHKKELSVTDLVNESYNRINQVESKVDAFLHLTEELARAKAKELDEQLGAIQTLEGTLFGLPIGIKDNIVTKGIRTTCASKLLENFEPQHNATVVNKLADARAITIGKLNMDEFAMGSSNENSGYKLTRNPWDLNRVPGGSSGGSAASVAAGEVLFSLGSDTGGSIREPASFCGVVGMKPTYGRVSRFGLVAFASSLDQIGPITRNVEDNAYVLQAISGHDKMDSTSANVDVPSFTNGLNGDIKGLKVAVPSEYIGEGVSSEVREQVMQALKTLESLGATWEEVSLPHSKYATAAYYLLASSEASANLARFDGIRYGVRVEEENLIETYRKSRSEGFGDEVKRRIMLGTFALSSGYYDAYYKKAQQVRTLIKQDFENVFEKYDVIIGPTAPTTAFKIGEKTDDPLTMYATDILTIPVNLAGVPAISVPSGLAGGLPVGLQIIGKHFDEATVYRVAYAFEQATNFNEQKPKL, encoded by the coding sequence GTGAGTTTGTTTGATCATAAAATCGCAGATATACATGAACTTCTACATAAAAAAGAACTATCTGTTACTGATTTAGTGAATGAATCATATAACCGAATCAATCAGGTAGAATCAAAGGTTGATGCTTTTCTTCATTTGACAGAGGAGCTAGCAAGAGCAAAAGCGAAAGAATTAGATGAACAATTAGGGGCCATTCAAACGCTAGAAGGAACGTTGTTTGGCTTGCCAATAGGAATAAAGGATAACATTGTGACGAAAGGAATTCGTACGACTTGTGCAAGCAAGCTACTAGAAAACTTTGAGCCACAGCATAATGCAACAGTAGTAAACAAGCTTGCAGATGCAAGAGCCATTACGATCGGTAAATTAAACATGGACGAATTTGCAATGGGCTCGTCCAATGAGAACTCAGGCTACAAACTAACTCGTAATCCGTGGGACTTAAATCGCGTTCCTGGTGGCTCTAGCGGTGGTTCGGCTGCTTCTGTTGCTGCAGGTGAAGTTTTGTTTTCTTTAGGCTCTGATACAGGTGGTTCCATACGTGAACCAGCATCGTTCTGTGGTGTTGTCGGTATGAAGCCAACTTATGGACGTGTATCTCGATTTGGTCTTGTCGCGTTTGCGTCATCACTCGATCAGATTGGACCTATTACTCGCAATGTAGAGGACAATGCGTACGTGCTTCAAGCGATCTCAGGGCACGACAAAATGGATTCTACTAGTGCAAATGTAGACGTACCGTCTTTCACTAATGGTCTGAATGGAGATATTAAGGGCTTAAAGGTTGCGGTTCCTTCAGAGTACATCGGAGAAGGTGTAAGTAGCGAAGTTCGTGAGCAAGTGATGCAGGCGTTAAAGACACTAGAAAGCCTAGGGGCTACGTGGGAGGAGGTTTCTCTTCCACATTCTAAATATGCGACGGCGGCCTATTACTTATTAGCTTCATCAGAGGCTTCGGCAAACTTAGCGCGCTTTGATGGTATTCGTTACGGTGTTCGTGTAGAAGAGGAGAACCTTATCGAAACGTACCGTAAGTCTCGTAGTGAAGGGTTTGGAGATGAAGTGAAGCGTCGAATTATGCTAGGTACCTTTGCTTTAAGCTCGGGGTACTATGATGCTTATTATAAAAAAGCACAACAAGTAAGAACGCTAATAAAACAGGACTTTGAAAATGTTTTTGAGAAGTATGATGTCATTATTGGTCCTACAGCACCTACGACAGCTTTTAAGATAGGTGAAAAAACCGATGATCCATTAACGATGTATGCAACAGATATTTTAACGATTCCAGTAAACTTAGCAGGAGTACCAGCAATTAGCGTTCCGAGTGGACTAGCTGGTGGGTTACCAGTAGGTTTACAAATAATAGGTAAGCACTTTGACGAAGCAACAGTGTACCGTGTAGCTTATGCATTTGAACAAGCAACAAATTTCAACGAACAAAAGCCAAAACTATAA
- the gatC gene encoding Asp-tRNA(Asn)/Glu-tRNA(Gln) amidotransferase subunit GatC: protein MARISKEQVEHVANLARLEFTNEEIDMFQQQLDDIIGYAEQLNELDTSNVKPTSHVLDIKNVLREDEVKPSLEREKVLKNAPDHEDGQFKVPSVLE, encoded by the coding sequence ATGGCTCGTATCTCAAAAGAACAAGTAGAGCATGTGGCTAATTTAGCGAGACTTGAATTTACGAATGAAGAAATCGATATGTTTCAGCAACAATTAGACGATATCATAGGTTATGCGGAGCAGCTTAATGAGCTCGATACATCAAATGTAAAACCTACTTCTCATGTCCTCGACATAAAAAATGTTTTAAGAGAAGACGAAGTAAAGCCTTCTCTTGAAAGAGAAAAAGTATTAAAAAATGCACCTGACCATGAAGATGGACAATTTAAAGTGCCGTCGGTGTTAGAGTAA
- a CDS encoding cellulase family glycosylhydrolase — MKKITTIFVVLLMTLALFIIGNTTAADDYSVVEEHGQLSISNGELVNDRGEPVQLKGMSSHGLQWYGQFVNYESMKWLRDDWGITVFRAAMYTSSGGYIEDPSVKEKVKEAVEAAIDLGIYVIIDWHILSDNDPNIYKEEAKDFFDEMSELYGDYPNVIYEIANEPNGSDVTWDNQIKPYAEEVIPVIRNNDPNNIIIVGTGTWSQDVHHAADNQLTDPNVMYAFHFYAGTHGQNLRDQVDYALDQGAAIFVSEWGTSAATGDGGVFLDEAQVWIDFMDERNLSWANWSLTHKDESSAALMPGASPTGGWTEAELSPSGTFVREKIRESATTPPSDPTPPSDPDPGEPEPDPGEPDPTPPSDPGDYPAWDPNTIYTDEIVYHNGQLWQAKWWTQNQEPGDPYGPWEPLN; from the coding sequence ATGAAAAAGATAACTACTATTTTTGTCGTATTGCTCATGACACTGGCATTGTTCATTATAGGAAACACGACTGCTGCTGATGATTATTCAGTTGTAGAGGAGCATGGGCAATTAAGTATTAGTAACGGAGAATTAGTCAATGATCGAGGCGAACCAGTTCAGTTAAAAGGGATGAGTTCCCATGGTTTACAATGGTACGGTCAATTTGTAAACTATGAAAGCATGAAATGGCTAAGAGATGATTGGGGTATAACTGTATTCCGAGCAGCGATGTATACATCTTCGGGAGGATATATTGAGGATCCTTCCGTAAAGGAAAAAGTAAAAGAGGCTGTTGAGGCTGCGATAGACCTTGGTATATATGTCATAATTGATTGGCACATCCTTTCAGACAATGACCCGAATATATATAAAGAAGAAGCAAAGGATTTCTTTGATGAAATGTCTGAGCTGTATGGAGATTACCCGAATGTGATATACGAAATTGCAAATGAACCGAATGGTAGTGATGTTACGTGGGACAATCAAATAAAACCGTATGCAGAGGAAGTAATTCCGGTTATCCGTAACAATGATCCTAATAACATTATTATTGTAGGTACAGGTACATGGAGTCAGGATGTTCATCATGCTGCTGATAATCAGTTAACAGATCCGAACGTCATGTATGCATTTCATTTTTATGCAGGAACACATGGACAAAATTTACGAGACCAAGTAGATTATGCATTAGATCAAGGAGCAGCAATATTTGTTAGTGAATGGGGAACGAGTGCAGCTACTGGTGATGGCGGCGTGTTTTTAGATGAAGCACAAGTGTGGATTGACTTTATGGATGAAAGAAATTTAAGCTGGGCAAACTGGTCTCTAACGCACAAAGATGAGTCATCTGCGGCGTTAATGCCAGGTGCAAGCCCAACTGGTGGGTGGACAGAGGCTGAACTATCTCCATCTGGGACATTTGTGAGGGAAAAAATAAGAGAGTCAGCAACAACACCACCTAGTGATCCAACACCACCATCTGATCCAGATCCAGGTGAACCAGAACCAGATCCAGGTGAACCGGATCCAACGCCACCAAGTGATCCAGGAGATTATCCGGCATGGGATCCAAATACAATTTATACAGATGAAATTGTGTACCATAACGGCCAGCTATGGCAAGCAAAATGGTGGACGCAAAATCAAGAGCCAGGCGACCCATACGGTCCGTGGGAACCACTCAATTAA
- the ligA gene encoding NAD-dependent DNA ligase LigA, whose product MAKDDIKQEIDRLTNILNDYAYHYYVLDQPKVSDAEYDQLLHELTKLEEAYPEWKRDDSPSERVGGQPLEHFSKVQHDVPMLSLSNAFNEEELRDFDRRVRQGLGHEPTYSCELKIDGLAVTLKYEQGRFVQGATRGDGTVGEDITSNLKTVPSIPLRLKEAVTIEVRGEAFMPKRSFIRLNEAKEKNGEQLFANPRNAAAGSLRQLDPKIAAKRSLDIFIYSVGKVEGEDIPSHHGALNYVKELGFKTNEHQKHCKTIDEVIDYCESWLSKRADLPYEIDGIVIKVDALADQEQLGFTAKSPRWATAYKFPAEEVVTTLLDIELSVGRTGVITPTAILEPVSVAGTTVQRASLHNEDLIRELDLKLGDKVTIKKAGDIIPEVVNVLVEQRTGEERDFSMPTQCPECHSELIRIEGEVALRCVNPKCPAQIREGLIHFVSRNAMNIDGLGERVITQLFNHKLIEDVADLYKLERQLLLNLERMGEKSVDNLLRAIEASKENSLEKLLFGLGIRHVGAKAAKTLAQHFNTIDQIQNATREDLEAINEVGEKMADAVVTYFETPEVKELISELEALDINLEYKGPNINVSDDANNAYFSGKTVVLTGTMEQMARGDAKKEIEARGGNVTGSVSSKTDLLIAGEKSGSKLKKAQDLNIEIWDEARFLEELTKE is encoded by the coding sequence ATGGCAAAGGATGACATAAAACAAGAAATTGACCGATTAACCAATATATTAAATGATTATGCCTACCATTATTATGTGCTAGATCAACCAAAGGTTTCTGATGCTGAATATGATCAGCTATTACATGAGCTGACGAAGCTAGAAGAGGCGTATCCTGAATGGAAACGTGATGACTCACCTAGTGAACGTGTTGGCGGACAACCTTTAGAGCATTTCAGTAAAGTGCAGCATGACGTACCGATGCTTAGTTTATCAAATGCTTTTAACGAAGAAGAGTTACGCGACTTTGACCGTCGTGTACGCCAAGGGTTAGGCCATGAACCGACATATAGCTGTGAGTTAAAAATAGACGGTCTTGCTGTTACGTTGAAATATGAGCAAGGACGATTTGTACAAGGGGCAACGCGTGGGGATGGAACGGTTGGTGAAGACATCACTAGTAATTTGAAGACCGTTCCGTCTATTCCATTAAGACTAAAAGAGGCGGTTACAATCGAAGTTCGAGGGGAAGCTTTTATGCCTAAGCGTTCATTTATTCGTTTGAATGAAGCGAAGGAAAAAAATGGAGAACAGCTTTTTGCCAATCCTCGAAATGCTGCTGCAGGATCATTAAGGCAGTTGGATCCAAAAATTGCAGCGAAACGAAGCTTAGATATTTTTATTTATTCAGTTGGTAAAGTGGAAGGGGAAGACATTCCTTCACACCATGGCGCGTTAAACTATGTCAAAGAGCTTGGCTTTAAAACAAACGAGCATCAAAAGCATTGTAAAACGATTGACGAAGTAATCGATTACTGTGAGAGTTGGCTTAGTAAAAGAGCTGATCTTCCTTATGAAATAGATGGAATTGTTATAAAAGTGGATGCACTTGCAGATCAAGAGCAATTAGGCTTTACCGCTAAAAGTCCAAGATGGGCAACCGCATATAAATTTCCAGCTGAAGAAGTTGTTACGACGTTATTGGATATTGAGCTAAGTGTTGGTAGGACAGGAGTTATTACACCGACAGCAATATTAGAGCCGGTGTCGGTAGCTGGGACAACCGTTCAACGTGCTTCCTTGCATAATGAAGACCTCATTCGGGAATTGGATTTAAAGCTTGGTGATAAAGTCACGATCAAAAAAGCTGGAGATATTATTCCGGAAGTGGTCAACGTTCTTGTTGAACAGCGTACTGGTGAAGAACGAGATTTTTCCATGCCAACACAATGCCCTGAATGCCACAGTGAGTTAATCCGTATTGAAGGAGAAGTAGCTCTACGCTGCGTTAATCCAAAATGCCCTGCTCAAATACGAGAAGGCCTCATCCATTTTGTTTCTAGAAATGCGATGAACATTGACGGTTTAGGGGAGAGGGTCATTACACAGCTATTTAATCATAAGCTCATTGAAGATGTAGCTGACTTGTATAAGCTAGAGAGACAATTACTGCTAAACTTAGAGCGTATGGGTGAAAAATCGGTTGATAATTTATTACGAGCGATAGAAGCGAGTAAAGAGAACTCACTCGAGAAGCTTTTGTTTGGATTAGGTATACGTCATGTAGGTGCAAAAGCAGCAAAAACTTTAGCGCAACACTTTAACACGATAGATCAAATACAGAATGCAACTCGTGAAGATCTAGAAGCTATTAATGAGGTTGGAGAAAAAATGGCAGATGCGGTTGTCACATATTTTGAAACACCTGAAGTGAAGGAGCTTATCTCTGAACTAGAAGCATTAGATATCAACTTAGAATATAAAGGACCAAACATCAATGTTAGTGATGATGCAAATAATGCATATTTCTCTGGTAAAACAGTAGTACTTACTGGTACGATGGAACAGATGGCACGAGGGGATGCAAAGAAAGAGATAGAAGCTCGTGGTGGTAATGTTACAGGCAGTGTTAGTAGTAAAACAGACCTTTTAATTGCCGGGGAAAAATCTGGCTCAAAATTGAAAAAAGCACAAGATTTGAATATTGAAATATGGGATGAAGCAAGATTTTTAGAAGAGTTAACAAAGGAATAG
- a CDS encoding CamS family sex pheromone protein, whose amino-acid sequence MKRKLSIVCISFLLLLTGCIPTLDRGEEEIIVVEQTEETEEQHFVITPTIDTPENYYRNLLPDGIYHRSEARGTVAHTMNNRIDMNQFELGLMEIATARYSQEDFYFQEGELLTGNTINSWLRRYNPNEDRYRFGLNPPLGEGDDLEEQMRKSPIVLSHVMEHNYVQRNDDGEIMLGGIVIGLSLNSVYYFRTEDEEGRYYFHEEPIEPEDAEAAGKEMAEQVVERIRARDGLENVPITIALYQEERRGAIVPGTFISMAHISGEDAFINDWEEINEQFFFFPSSNARTVHPNLSNSFGQFKDEVEEFFGRSMGIVGKGRYKNDALDELTIEFNLQSHGKAEIIALTQFVSGKVSSLFTFDAPINVYINSVNGPEAIIIQYPGEDPYIHVYK is encoded by the coding sequence ATGAAGAGAAAATTAAGTATTGTATGTATTTCCTTTCTTTTATTATTAACAGGGTGTATCCCTACGTTAGACCGCGGAGAAGAAGAAATTATCGTTGTTGAGCAAACAGAGGAAACAGAGGAACAGCATTTTGTCATTACTCCTACTATCGATACACCAGAAAACTATTATCGTAATTTACTTCCTGATGGTATATATCATCGGAGTGAAGCGAGGGGCACTGTCGCTCATACGATGAATAATCGAATAGATATGAACCAATTTGAGTTAGGGCTAATGGAAATTGCAACTGCAAGGTATAGCCAAGAAGACTTTTATTTTCAAGAAGGCGAGCTATTAACGGGCAATACTATTAATAGCTGGTTACGTCGGTATAACCCTAATGAGGATCGCTATCGCTTTGGTCTCAATCCACCATTAGGAGAAGGCGATGATCTAGAAGAACAAATGAGAAAAAGTCCAATCGTTCTTTCCCATGTCATGGAGCATAACTATGTGCAAAGAAATGATGATGGAGAAATTATGCTCGGTGGTATTGTAATCGGTCTTTCTCTTAACTCAGTTTACTATTTCCGGACGGAAGATGAAGAAGGGCGCTATTATTTTCACGAAGAGCCAATAGAGCCAGAAGATGCTGAAGCTGCAGGTAAGGAAATGGCTGAACAAGTCGTGGAGCGTATAAGAGCTAGAGACGGTTTAGAAAATGTTCCTATTACGATTGCTCTTTATCAGGAAGAACGCCGTGGGGCTATTGTTCCAGGGACATTTATATCAATGGCGCATATATCTGGCGAAGATGCATTTATTAATGATTGGGAAGAAATTAACGAGCAATTCTTCTTTTTCCCATCTTCGAATGCCCGTACTGTACATCCAAATTTATCAAACTCCTTTGGCCAATTTAAAGATGAGGTGGAAGAGTTTTTCGGTAGATCAATGGGGATTGTAGGAAAAGGTCGCTATAAAAATGATGCATTAGACGAGCTAACGATAGAGTTTAATCTCCAATCGCACGGGAAAGCTGAAATTATTGCCCTTACTCAATTTGTTAGTGGTAAAGTAAGCTCATTGTTTACTTTTGACGCACCAATAAATGTGTACATTAACTCCGTAAATGGACCAGAAGCGATAATTATTCAATATCCAGGAGAAGATCCGTATATTCACGTATATAAATAA